In one Zobellia galactanivorans genomic region, the following are encoded:
- a CDS encoding HupE/UreJ family protein translates to MQEFLFYIKMGLEHVLDFNAYDHILFLAALAVPFSFKTWKKVVLLATVFTIAHCLSLALSAYGVARVDVALIEFLIPVTIMATAMFNLVYLKVQTAQKSIVWHAIATVVFGLIHGFGFSNYFRMLMAEVDDKLVPLLGFATGIELSQVTVVLSVLVLGWAVVSGAKLKKVYYVGITSILILLLTIPMLVRTFPI, encoded by the coding sequence ATGCAAGAATTTCTGTTTTACATAAAGATGGGTCTGGAGCATGTACTTGATTTTAACGCGTACGACCATATTCTTTTTTTGGCGGCATTGGCCGTTCCCTTCTCATTCAAAACATGGAAAAAAGTGGTCTTGTTGGCTACCGTCTTCACCATTGCGCACTGCCTATCCTTAGCATTGAGTGCTTATGGGGTCGCTAGGGTTGATGTAGCCCTTATCGAGTTCTTGATTCCCGTGACGATTATGGCTACGGCTATGTTTAATTTGGTGTATCTCAAGGTCCAAACGGCCCAAAAAAGCATAGTCTGGCATGCCATTGCCACAGTTGTGTTCGGTCTGATACACGGTTTTGGTTTCAGTAATTACTTTAGGATGTTGATGGCCGAGGTAGACGACAAGTTGGTGCCCCTTTTAGGCTTTGCCACGGGCATTGAACTTTCACAGGTTACCGTTGTTCTGTCCGTTTTGGTATTGGGTTGGGCCGTTGTTTCCGGAGCAAAACTTAAAAAAGTGTACTATGTGGGTATTACGTCTATTTTAATCCTTCTCTTGACAATACCGATGCTGGTTCGTACGTTTCCGATATAG
- a CDS encoding tellurite resistance TerB family protein has protein sequence MIKWLAAIIGYYFFRFPGAILGYLVGSLIDGFKISGSAGGQAIFGDMARQKVSPADFELNLLSLCSIVIKADGTVSQRELDYVRQYFVSTYGKDKANAIFRTFNDINKKHEISAERICTFLNQRTRYEVRLQLLHFLFGIAQADGSVSNPEIDKIREIAGYLRVNLRDFESIKAMFIKSVNNAYKILEIDKSATNDEVKKAYRTMAKKYHPDRVNTQNEAIKKGAEEKFKEVQKAYEEIQAERGL, from the coding sequence ATGATCAAATGGTTAGCGGCCATCATAGGGTATTATTTCTTTCGGTTTCCGGGCGCTATTTTGGGCTACTTGGTAGGAAGTCTGATCGATGGTTTTAAGATAAGTGGTAGTGCAGGGGGGCAGGCCATTTTTGGGGATATGGCGAGACAGAAAGTGTCGCCGGCCGATTTTGAGCTCAATTTGTTGTCTTTGTGTTCCATTGTGATCAAGGCAGACGGTACGGTAAGTCAACGTGAATTGGATTATGTTCGGCAATATTTTGTCAGCACCTATGGAAAGGATAAGGCCAATGCCATTTTCAGGACGTTCAATGATATCAACAAAAAACACGAGATATCGGCGGAACGTATTTGTACGTTTTTAAATCAAAGAACGCGTTACGAGGTTCGCTTGCAGTTGCTTCACTTTCTTTTTGGAATTGCCCAGGCCGACGGTTCCGTCAGTAATCCGGAGATAGATAAGATCCGTGAAATTGCGGGTTATTTGAGGGTAAACTTGCGCGATTTTGAAAGCATCAAGGCCATGTTCATAAAATCGGTCAACAATGCCTATAAAATTCTTGAGATCGACAAGTCTGCCACTAACGACGAGGTAAAGAAGGCATATCGTACGATGGCCAAAAAATATCACCCCGATCGCGTAAACACGCAGAATGAGGCCATTAAAAAGGGTGCCGAGGAGAAATTTAAGGAAGTGCAAAAAGCCTATGAGGAGATTCAGGCCGAAAGAGGTTTGTAG
- a CDS encoding DUF3109 family protein, with the protein MFQLGKTIVSEEIIENEFVCNLSACKGTCCVDGNAGAPLDEDETEILVDIYSKVKPYLRKEGIDAIEEQGAFIKGEDDEWETPLVNDSECAYVVFSENGTAKCGIEEAYNDGAINWKKPVSCHLYPIRIREYTELTAVNYHKWSICDPACALGEELQVPIYKFVKEALIRKFGEAWYKELEEVAEEHTKP; encoded by the coding sequence ATGTTTCAATTGGGTAAGACCATCGTATCTGAAGAGATTATAGAGAACGAATTTGTCTGTAATCTTTCTGCCTGTAAGGGTACATGTTGCGTTGACGGTAATGCAGGCGCTCCGCTTGATGAAGATGAAACCGAAATTTTGGTGGACATATACAGTAAGGTCAAGCCTTACCTCAGAAAAGAGGGTATAGATGCCATTGAAGAACAAGGTGCGTTTATCAAAGGCGAAGATGATGAATGGGAAACCCCATTGGTCAACGATAGCGAATGTGCCTACGTCGTGTTTTCTGAAAACGGTACGGCAAAATGTGGTATTGAAGAGGCGTATAACGATGGCGCGATCAATTGGAAAAAACCCGTGTCATGCCACCTATATCCGATTCGTATAAGGGAATACACCGAGTTGACCGCAGTTAATTACCATAAATGGAGCATTTGTGATCCCGCGTGTGCTTTAGGGGAAGAGCTGCAAGTGCCCATCTACAAATTTGTAAAAGAAGCGCTGATCCGTAAGTTCGGCGAGGCTTGGTACAAAGAACTCGAAGAAGTGGCCGAAGAGCATACTAAACCGTAG
- a CDS encoding LytR/AlgR family response regulator transcription factor has protein sequence MLEAVIVDDEIKALQSLSWELTNFSDEIKVDASFTDPFEALSYLETHTPDCLFLDIEMPTMDGFQFIQKLTNKNFPVVITTAYNQYAIKALKNEAIDYLLKPIDTDDLKETIVKIRRYNAKNYTAERLEKLLLNFNSNAKHKKITFNTDGKLVFLDSDEILYAESDGNYSTIFLADGHKIVLTKKLKEVNELLPADTFFRIHNSYIINLTKIKEFLKTDGYVILESNHKIPVSRQKKSDFLDML, from the coding sequence ATGTTAGAAGCCGTAATTGTTGATGATGAAATTAAGGCATTGCAAAGCCTATCTTGGGAATTGACCAATTTCAGTGACGAAATTAAGGTCGATGCTTCATTTACCGACCCTTTTGAAGCCCTGAGCTATCTTGAAACACACACTCCCGATTGTCTTTTCTTGGATATTGAAATGCCGACTATGGACGGGTTTCAATTTATCCAAAAGCTTACCAACAAGAACTTTCCGGTGGTCATCACTACGGCCTATAACCAATATGCCATTAAAGCATTGAAAAACGAGGCTATTGATTACCTTTTAAAACCTATAGATACCGACGATCTTAAGGAAACCATTGTCAAAATCAGAAGGTACAACGCCAAAAACTATACGGCCGAGCGGTTAGAGAAATTGCTCTTAAACTTTAATTCTAACGCCAAGCACAAAAAAATAACCTTTAATACCGATGGCAAACTGGTGTTTTTAGACAGCGACGAAATTCTGTATGCCGAATCGGATGGGAACTACAGTACTATTTTCTTGGCCGATGGCCATAAGATCGTACTCACCAAAAAACTGAAAGAAGTCAATGAACTGCTTCCTGCCGATACGTTTTTCAGGATCCACAATTCATACATTATCAACCTTACTAAAATAAAAGAATTCTTAAAGACAGATGGCTATGTAATACTCGAATCGAACCATAAGATTCCCGTTTCCAGGCAAAAAAAATCGGACTTTCTGGATATGCTATAA
- a CDS encoding deoxycytidylate deaminase, with product MEKSKQTKYDKAYLRMAQEWGKLSYCQRKQVGAIIVKDRMIISDGYNGTPTGFDNICEDDEGYTKWYVLHAEANAISKVASSTQSCEGATLYITLSPCRECSKLIHQSGIKRVVYKTAYKDNSGLDFLERANVELVHMPEIEVEVDQTI from the coding sequence ATGGAAAAATCAAAACAGACCAAATACGACAAGGCTTATTTGCGTATGGCCCAAGAATGGGGAAAGTTGTCGTACTGCCAACGCAAACAAGTAGGCGCCATTATTGTAAAGGATAGAATGATCATTTCCGATGGTTATAATGGCACACCAACGGGCTTTGACAATATTTGTGAAGACGACGAAGGATATACCAAATGGTATGTTTTGCACGCCGAGGCCAATGCCATCAGTAAAGTGGCGTCTTCCACCCAGTCGTGTGAAGGGGCTACCCTGTATATTACATTATCGCCCTGTCGCGAATGCAGCAAGTTGATCCACCAGTCTGGCATAAAACGTGTTGTATACAAAACGGCCTACAAAGACAATTCGGGCTTGGATTTTTTAGAACGTGCCAATGTCGAACTGGTACATATGCCCGAAATAGAGGTCGAGGTAGACCAGACAATCTAA
- a CDS encoding Gfo/Idh/MocA family protein has protein sequence MQRRKFIKNAAAASTVFSIVPSFVMGKNHVAPSDTLYMGAFGVGGRGAGVIRGLNDTGKVKFVTLCDVDDRRAAGTYEKYPKAKKYKDYRKVYDKHLKDIDAIMVATPDHMHASIALPFMRAKKHAYVEKPLTHNINEARLMTKVAQEHGIVTQMGNQGASSDGSREAKEWIDSGIIGKVYKVDCWTNRPVWPQGVPAPTEKQRVPKGLDWDLWLGVAAQRDYNAAYLPFKWRGFWDFGTGALGDMGCHIMETPFSVLGLGYPTEAEASCTTNWVGDFIEADYSESCPASSIVRLKFNTEQHGDIALNWYDGGLMPDLPDELADGETIGDGGGGSVFYGTKGILVTDTYSRNARLLPSKNMDMFKAPAPYLKRIDGDVEGHQRNFVEGCLNGSETSSDFKKSGPLTEAVLMGNLAIKAFQYKKLKEGKKLGDWDPFDYPGRRKILWDGANMKVTNWDLANEWVKGKYRKGWELK, from the coding sequence ATGCAAAGAAGAAAGTTTATCAAGAATGCCGCTGCGGCCTCTACCGTATTTTCCATCGTACCCAGTTTTGTTATGGGCAAGAACCACGTTGCCCCAAGTGACACGCTCTATATGGGCGCCTTTGGAGTAGGAGGGCGAGGAGCAGGAGTAATCAGGGGTTTAAACGACACCGGAAAAGTAAAGTTCGTAACACTATGCGATGTTGATGACCGAAGGGCGGCAGGTACCTACGAGAAATACCCTAAAGCTAAAAAGTACAAAGATTATAGAAAGGTATACGATAAGCATCTTAAGGACATCGATGCCATTATGGTGGCCACTCCCGACCATATGCATGCCTCTATAGCATTACCGTTCATGCGCGCCAAAAAGCACGCTTATGTAGAGAAACCCTTGACGCATAACATCAATGAAGCACGTCTGATGACCAAAGTGGCCCAAGAACACGGAATCGTTACCCAAATGGGAAACCAAGGAGCTTCAAGTGATGGCAGCCGTGAGGCCAAAGAATGGATAGACTCCGGTATTATTGGAAAAGTATACAAAGTAGACTGCTGGACAAACCGCCCCGTATGGCCGCAAGGCGTTCCTGCGCCTACCGAAAAACAACGTGTTCCAAAAGGTCTTGATTGGGACCTTTGGCTAGGTGTAGCCGCACAACGTGATTACAACGCCGCCTACCTTCCCTTTAAATGGAGAGGTTTCTGGGACTTTGGAACCGGAGCCCTTGGCGATATGGGATGCCATATTATGGAAACGCCATTTAGCGTACTTGGCCTAGGTTACCCTACTGAAGCGGAAGCTAGCTGTACTACGAACTGGGTAGGCGATTTTATTGAAGCTGATTATAGCGAATCTTGCCCCGCTTCCTCCATAGTAAGATTAAAATTCAATACGGAACAGCATGGCGATATTGCCTTGAACTGGTACGATGGCGGACTTATGCCCGACCTACCGGATGAATTGGCCGATGGCGAAACTATCGGCGATGGCGGAGGAGGCTCGGTGTTCTATGGAACCAAAGGTATTTTGGTAACAGACACCTATTCCCGAAATGCCCGATTGCTCCCCAGCAAGAACATGGATATGTTCAAAGCGCCCGCACCCTACCTAAAACGAATTGATGGGGATGTAGAAGGCCACCAAAGAAACTTTGTAGAGGGTTGTTTAAACGGAAGCGAAACCTCATCGGACTTTAAAAAGTCAGGACCCTTGACCGAAGCTGTATTAATGGGCAATTTGGCCATTAAGGCATTCCAGTACAAGAAACTGAAAGAAGGTAAAAAACTCGGTGATTGGGATCCTTTCGATTATCCCGGAAGAAGAAAAATCCTATGGGACGGTGCCAACATGAAAGTCACCAACTGGGACTTGGCCAATGAATGGGTAAAGGGCAAGTACCGCAAAGGCTGGGAATTAAAATAG
- a CDS encoding S41 family peptidase, translating into MKRKQNYIWPTVIAAALALGIFVGGKLHFADTPERLFTTNSKKDKLNRLIDYIDYEYVDDVDTDSIVDVTVNQILEKLDPHSVYIPKNEMDRVSENMKGDFVGIGINFYPYKDTISVIRTIPKGPSYLKGIKAGDRILMADNDTLYGKDLGNDDIVGKLKGEKGSTVKLQVYRKQEDKVFTVNVKRDIVPIKSVEAYFMLTDDMAYIKVNRFAESTYKEFKQALSELRKQGARKLTLDLRDNPGGYLGVAEQMADEFLQKGKLILFTKNKRGEVNKIHATSKGSFEDKPVYVLINERSASASEIIAGALQDNDIGTIVGRRSFGKGLVQREMELGDGSAVRLTVSRYYTPTGRSIQKTYKNGNKDYYQKFTDRYHSGELISVDSIKVADSLKFVTPKGKVVYGGGGIIPDVFVPIGTNEEEAVESMDSFGWLSYFIFEHLDDDRKRYSSLTEKEFIEDFRVDDILFEKFVDYSIRRNLRMDFYKYESSIKLYLKAALAEQLFGPNIHAKIKSAQDKMLQEVLKLDKPEAQEQQAEGLEIND; encoded by the coding sequence ATGAAGCGAAAGCAAAACTATATATGGCCAACGGTTATAGCGGCGGCACTTGCCTTGGGCATTTTTGTTGGGGGAAAGTTGCATTTTGCCGATACCCCCGAAAGGCTGTTCACTACCAACTCAAAAAAAGACAAGCTTAACCGCTTGATCGATTATATCGACTATGAGTATGTAGATGATGTTGATACCGATAGTATTGTTGATGTTACCGTAAATCAAATTCTCGAAAAATTAGATCCGCATTCGGTCTATATCCCTAAAAATGAGATGGATCGCGTTTCGGAGAATATGAAGGGGGATTTTGTGGGAATAGGCATCAATTTCTACCCTTATAAAGATACCATTTCGGTCATACGAACCATACCTAAAGGGCCCAGTTATCTAAAAGGAATCAAAGCGGGCGATCGGATCTTAATGGCCGATAACGATACGCTGTACGGTAAAGACTTGGGCAACGATGATATTGTAGGAAAGCTCAAAGGTGAAAAGGGCAGTACCGTAAAATTGCAGGTGTACAGAAAGCAAGAGGATAAAGTATTTACGGTCAATGTAAAACGCGATATCGTACCCATAAAAAGCGTCGAGGCCTATTTTATGCTTACCGATGATATGGCCTATATAAAGGTCAATCGCTTTGCCGAATCTACCTATAAGGAATTTAAACAAGCCCTGTCGGAACTCAGAAAGCAGGGGGCTCGCAAGTTGACACTTGATTTAAGGGATAATCCCGGTGGGTATCTTGGTGTGGCCGAACAGATGGCCGACGAGTTTTTGCAAAAAGGAAAACTCATACTCTTTACAAAGAACAAAAGAGGGGAAGTGAACAAGATTCACGCCACGAGCAAGGGAAGTTTTGAAGATAAGCCTGTATATGTGCTGATCAATGAAAGGTCGGCTTCGGCAAGTGAAATTATAGCCGGGGCATTGCAAGACAACGATATTGGGACCATTGTAGGGCGTCGTTCTTTTGGAAAGGGCTTGGTGCAGCGCGAAATGGAACTGGGCGATGGTTCTGCCGTTCGTTTGACCGTATCACGTTATTATACCCCAACGGGAAGAAGCATTCAAAAGACGTATAAAAACGGCAATAAAGACTATTACCAAAAATTTACCGACCGATATCACAGTGGCGAGTTGATCTCGGTAGATAGTATCAAGGTAGCCGATTCGCTCAAATTTGTTACGCCCAAGGGCAAGGTAGTCTATGGTGGCGGGGGCATTATTCCCGACGTATTCGTTCCAATAGGTACCAATGAAGAGGAAGCGGTAGAAAGTATGGATAGCTTCGGCTGGCTTTCTTATTTTATATTCGAACATCTAGATGACGATCGTAAGCGCTATAGCTCGTTGACCGAAAAGGAATTTATAGAAGACTTTAGGGTAGATGATATCCTATTTGAGAAATTTGTCGACTACTCCATTAGGCGAAACCTTAGAATGGACTTCTACAAGTATGAAAGCAGTATCAAATTGTATTTAAAGGCGGCCTTGGCCGAGCAGTTGTTCGGGCCCAATATCCATGCAAAAATAAAAAGTGCCCAAGATAAAATGCTGCAAGAGGTACTCAAATTAGACAAGCCCGAAGCGCAAGAGCAACAGGCGGAAGGCCTTGAAATCAATGACTAA
- a CDS encoding HD domain-containing protein: MSDPEIIEQTIAFAKETLQGAEGGHDWFHIQRVFKNSLLIAKEENVDVLVVGLGALLHDIADAKFNSGDESVGPKLAQQFLAELKVDPKIVDHVVKIIENISFKNSLESQQGQKFDSLELQVVQDADRLDALGAIGIARAFNYGGFKNRELYNPDIAPNLKMTKEEYKKSKAPTLNHFYEKLLLLKDKMNTKTGKKLAERRHQFMLDYLEEFYKEWDPLVATTPFNNVNA; encoded by the coding sequence ATGAGCGACCCTGAAATTATAGAACAGACCATTGCTTTTGCAAAAGAGACTTTACAAGGGGCCGAAGGCGGTCACGATTGGTTCCATATCCAACGTGTTTTTAAGAACAGCTTGCTTATTGCCAAAGAAGAAAACGTAGACGTTCTTGTCGTTGGTCTTGGCGCCCTTTTACACGATATTGCCGATGCCAAATTCAACAGTGGTGACGAAAGTGTGGGACCAAAACTCGCCCAGCAATTTTTGGCCGAGCTCAAAGTAGACCCAAAAATCGTTGACCACGTGGTCAAGATTATCGAAAATATCAGCTTTAAAAATTCACTTGAATCACAACAGGGCCAAAAATTCGACTCCTTGGAGCTACAAGTGGTGCAAGATGCCGACCGCTTAGATGCCCTAGGTGCCATTGGTATCGCCAGGGCCTTTAATTATGGTGGGTTTAAAAACAGGGAACTCTACAACCCCGATATTGCCCCAAATCTAAAAATGACCAAGGAGGAATATAAAAAATCAAAAGCCCCTACCCTCAACCATTTTTACGAAAAGCTTCTTTTGCTAAAAGACAAAATGAATACGAAAACCGGCAAAAAACTGGCCGAAAGGCGACATCAATTTATGTTGGACTACCTTGAGGAATTCTATAAAGAATGGGACCCACTGGTCGCTACAACACCATTTAACAATGTAAACGCATAG
- a CDS encoding BrxA/BrxB family bacilliredoxin, translated as MYPPELVKPMRDDLASAGFEELYTAEAVENAIKKEGTTLVVVNSVCGCAAANARPAAKLSLRNAKKPDHAVTVFAGVDIEAVNAARNLMVPFPPSSPSMALFKDGELVHMIERHHIEGRPAELIAENLISAYDEFC; from the coding sequence ATGTATCCTCCAGAATTGGTAAAACCTATGAGAGACGACTTGGCTTCCGCCGGGTTTGAAGAATTATATACGGCCGAAGCGGTCGAAAATGCAATTAAAAAAGAAGGTACCACCTTGGTAGTAGTAAACTCCGTGTGCGGTTGTGCAGCGGCCAATGCAAGACCGGCAGCAAAGTTGAGTCTTCGCAATGCCAAAAAGCCCGACCATGCGGTAACTGTCTTTGCAGGTGTAGATATCGAAGCAGTTAATGCGGCAAGAAACCTTATGGTTCCTTTTCCTCCATCATCGCCTAGTATGGCACTTTTTAAAGATGGCGAATTGGTTCATATGATAGAACGCCACCATATTGAAGGTAGACCGGCAGAATTGATTGCCGAAAACCTAATTAGTGCTTACGACGAGTTTTGCTAA
- a CDS encoding tetratricopeptide repeat-containing sensor histidine kinase yields MQFQRIHIKNSLIFYYPPMAIKVICLVFFSCITFCQAQFVPSSFKQTVDSLIHAAPETYGEIHSVLQPYKSDTILMRYLSNTTLKENYLPGRTYALNELGRVYRNTSQYTKAIALHKEALEIANSTNNIEFRVASLNDLGVVYRRTSSIRTAMDYNKEALELAESVKEKSKSLKKSINVSLNCIGNLYIMLNQYGQAIEYFKRSMKLESELGNTLGMAINYQNIGECQEHLGELDEALSNYRTSLAYNEEINSDMGRVICKNSIGQIYLKQNRITEASNLLRSTLPLAEKLGDGFLISPIYTNIGWSQMATNNFSGAEENILEGLRIAEKYNLRAEAARANHLLTELYQYMGDYKKALTANMRAYELDEEVANESTVRYVNDIIFKYDSEKKNNQIQRLAQNYEIVQMELRTSRTTLLIGGIALALLAGIFYILYRQYQLKNEKKLLTLEQSMLRSQMNPHFLFNSLNSIKLYIINNEQKNAVHYLNKFSKLVRKILEASSMREIPLAEELETVELYMNIENIRFSNEIDFKVRIDEGVDTHTIKIPSLILQPFLENALWHGLSSKTGKKSIDLHISKDQEQYIHISITDNGVGREAAEKLKLNKILKRKSVGIDITKERLANFSKDFQNSFEVEIVDLYHEDGTSAGTRIILHIPTV; encoded by the coding sequence ATGCAGTTTCAACGGATACATATTAAAAATTCCCTCATCTTTTATTACCCACCTATGGCCATAAAGGTGATTTGCCTTGTGTTTTTTTCATGTATTACTTTTTGCCAGGCACAATTTGTTCCCTCATCGTTCAAACAAACTGTTGACAGCCTGATCCATGCGGCCCCAGAGACCTATGGGGAAATACACTCCGTACTACAACCCTATAAGAGCGATACCATTTTAATGCGCTACCTGTCCAATACCACTTTAAAGGAGAACTACTTGCCCGGACGCACCTATGCCCTAAATGAATTGGGCAGGGTCTACCGCAACACCTCACAATACACCAAGGCCATAGCATTGCATAAGGAAGCCCTAGAAATAGCCAATTCAACCAATAACATTGAATTTAGGGTCGCCAGCCTAAACGATTTGGGAGTCGTATACCGACGAACCTCATCGATTCGTACGGCCATGGACTACAACAAAGAAGCCCTTGAACTGGCTGAAAGTGTCAAGGAAAAATCAAAAAGTCTAAAAAAGAGCATAAACGTGTCCCTTAACTGTATAGGCAACCTATACATTATGCTGAACCAATACGGGCAGGCCATTGAGTACTTTAAAAGGTCGATGAAACTCGAGTCTGAACTCGGGAACACCTTGGGCATGGCCATCAATTATCAGAATATTGGGGAATGCCAAGAACATCTAGGTGAATTAGACGAAGCCCTCAGCAACTACCGCACTTCATTGGCCTATAACGAAGAAATAAACAGTGATATGGGCCGTGTAATCTGCAAGAACAGCATTGGCCAGATCTACCTGAAGCAAAACCGCATTACCGAAGCATCGAATCTTCTGAGGTCTACCTTGCCACTTGCCGAAAAATTGGGAGATGGCTTTTTGATATCGCCCATTTATACGAACATCGGCTGGTCTCAAATGGCAACGAACAATTTTTCCGGTGCGGAAGAAAACATTCTCGAAGGCCTACGCATAGCCGAAAAGTATAATTTACGGGCAGAAGCGGCCAGGGCCAACCATTTGCTGACGGAACTCTACCAATATATGGGCGATTACAAAAAGGCCTTGACCGCCAATATGAGGGCCTATGAACTCGACGAGGAAGTAGCCAATGAGAGTACCGTACGCTATGTTAACGACATCATCTTTAAATACGATTCGGAAAAAAAGAACAATCAGATACAAAGGCTCGCGCAAAACTACGAAATAGTCCAAATGGAACTTCGAACCAGTCGCACCACCTTGCTTATCGGGGGTATCGCCCTAGCCCTTTTGGCCGGCATATTCTACATATTGTACCGACAATACCAACTAAAGAACGAAAAGAAACTACTCACCCTTGAACAAAGCATGCTCCGAAGCCAGATGAATCCGCATTTTTTGTTCAATTCGTTGAACAGTATAAAACTGTACATCATCAACAATGAACAAAAAAATGCAGTCCACTACCTGAACAAGTTCTCTAAATTGGTACGAAAAATATTGGAAGCTTCATCGATGCGCGAAATTCCCCTTGCCGAAGAGCTCGAGACGGTTGAACTCTACATGAACATTGAAAACATCCGCTTCTCGAATGAAATCGACTTTAAGGTTCGCATCGATGAAGGTGTCGATACGCATACGATAAAAATTCCATCGCTAATTTTACAGCCTTTCTTAGAAAACGCCTTGTGGCACGGCCTTTCGTCAAAAACCGGAAAAAAATCCATCGACCTTCATATTTCAAAAGACCAAGAACAATACATTCACATTTCCATTACGGATAACGGTGTAGGAAGGGAAGCCGCGGAAAAGTTAAAATTGAACAAGATTCTCAAACGCAAGTCGGTCGGAATAGATATTACCAAGGAACGTCTGGCCAATTTCTCAAAAGACTTTCAGAATTCGTTCGAAGTTGAAATCGTAGACCTCTACCATGAAGATGGAACATCGGCAGGCACAAGGATTATTTTACATATTCCTACGGTTTAG
- a CDS encoding MarC family protein codes for MKVHFDFREIATATMILFAVIDILGSVPIIIGLRKKVGHIESEKASVVSLVIMIAFLFVGEKILKLIGIDVYSFAVAGSFILFFLALEMILGITLYKEDEPESASIVPIAFPLIAGAGTLTALLSLRAEYHVENIIVAITINTIFVYIVLKSSKRIESVLGKNGLNIIRKVFGVILLAIAVKLFAANINELF; via the coding sequence ATGAAGGTACATTTCGATTTTCGGGAAATTGCCACGGCCACAATGATCCTCTTTGCGGTCATCGACATTTTAGGAAGCGTACCTATTATTATAGGCTTACGAAAAAAAGTGGGGCATATCGAGTCAGAAAAGGCGTCGGTGGTATCATTGGTCATCATGATCGCCTTTCTTTTTGTCGGAGAGAAAATACTGAAACTGATCGGCATAGATGTCTACTCCTTTGCCGTTGCGGGATCTTTCATTCTTTTCTTCCTGGCCCTTGAAATGATATTGGGAATTACGCTGTACAAGGAAGACGAGCCCGAAAGTGCCTCGATCGTACCGATTGCATTTCCGCTCATTGCCGGGGCAGGTACCCTTACCGCATTGCTTTCACTAAGGGCCGAATATCATGTTGAAAACATCATTGTTGCCATTACTATAAACACTATTTTTGTATATATCGTTCTGAAATCTTCAAAACGCATTGAAAGTGTTTTGGGTAAAAACGGACTGAATATTATACGAAAGGTCTTTGGTGTTATTCTCTTGGCCATTGCGGTAAAACTGTTCGCCGCCAACATCAACGAGCTTTTCTAG
- a CDS encoding lysophospholipid acyltransferase family protein yields the protein MQKLFAYPLTLLYMIFFGLCLLVFHPIQWICFNLFGYNAHRASVALLNLSLMRCTHILGTTYSFKNPYNIPTDRPLIIVPNHQSMHDIPPIIWFMRKHHPKFVSKKELGRGIPSVSYNLRHGGSVLIDRKDSRQSLTEIAKLGRYIEKHKRSAVIFPEGTRSRTGHPKPFKATGLKLLMKNAPSALVVPISINNSWKMLKYGKFPNGIGNHISFQVHEPIEVTSDFDSVLAEAERKVVSGVTSFKS from the coding sequence ATGCAAAAGCTATTCGCATATCCGCTTACCTTACTCTACATGATTTTCTTCGGATTGTGTCTGTTGGTGTTTCACCCTATTCAGTGGATCTGCTTCAATCTTTTTGGATACAATGCCCACAGGGCCAGCGTTGCCTTGCTCAACCTCTCGCTAATGCGCTGTACCCATATTCTGGGAACTACCTATTCATTCAAAAACCCCTATAATATTCCCACGGACCGGCCCTTGATCATAGTGCCGAACCACCAGAGCATGCACGACATCCCTCCCATCATCTGGTTCATGCGGAAGCACCACCCTAAATTTGTCAGCAAAAAAGAACTCGGCAGGGGCATTCCTAGTGTTTCCTATAATCTAAGACACGGAGGCTCCGTACTGATCGACAGAAAAGACAGTCGCCAATCACTGACCGAAATCGCCAAGCTCGGACGCTACATAGAAAAGCACAAGCGAAGTGCCGTCATATTCCCCGAGGGCACCCGAAGCCGTACCGGGCACCCCAAACCCTTTAAGGCCACCGGTTTGAAACTTCTTATGAAAAATGCCCCTTCGGCCTTAGTGGTCCCGATAAGCATCAACAATTCATGGAAGATGCTCAAATACGGTAAATTTCCCAACGGTATTGGAAACCATATTAGCTTTCAAGTACACGAACCCATTGAAGTCACTTCTGATTTCGATTCCGTTTTGGCCGAAGCCGAACGGAAAGTCGTATCGGGCGTAACTTCCTTTAAATCATAA